The Ascochyta rabiei chromosome 18, complete sequence DNA segment GGGCGGCCGAGAGAGTCTCTCAGGACGCACATTTACATCGGGCTGGGAGTCCATTATAGCGACAGATCCTCTGCTGCTATGGGGTACAGCTCGGAGGATGGATCGTGACGCCGGCGCTTGTATGGGAGACTCGCGTTGGCGCTGAGACGAAGGACTACCACGGCAGGAACCGATGCCAGATGCGTGCTCTGGCTGCGTACGTTGGGGGTGTGAAGATGTTTTCGGCACCTGCACGCCGTTTTCCAGACCATGGTATCTCATCGGGGCCTGtgcagcgacagcgacatCTTGAGAGAATTCGTCAGGCGAATGCTCGGCCTCGTCTCCTTCAGGTGCTAGATGCTGTGTAGGGTCGTTCATTGCCAGGTCCTCATCTTCCTGCACCCCATCGTGCCACATGTGGCGCAAGACATTGTGCTGAGCTGTCGGTGGACACTGGGCGTGTTCCTTACGCTTGCGAGCGACGCGTGACTTGTCGCTCGCTGGTGCTGAGATATTCGACAAGGATAGGCCAGCCTCGCGGTGAGATTGCTCCTTCTGTCTTTGACGCTGCATGCGCTTCTGGGCCGCTGTAAGCTCCTCCCAGCTGTCTTCCCGGACGAGCATTACGCGCTGCGGCCCCTTTCTGTGCTTGCGCCTCTCTTGCGACTCCTTGACTGTCACGTATTCGGACCGTGGTTCGCTCGACGACCGTACGATAGGGTCGGACCGCTCGTTTCGCATGACTGTGATAGGGCTGGAGAGAGCGGGGATAGGACTCGAGTGGCGCACATTTTTGAAGTTGGGAGAGGGTCGTTGAAAGATTGGGTCTTCGGTCCCAGCGACAACAGGCGAAGTGCGTGCCTGGGTCAGGTCGAAGGCCTGGGTTAACGACAGCGGCTGCCCGATGCCTGATCTTCCGAATGCACCCCCAAACGCCGACGCTGACGCGGATGCTGATGCAGGTGCAGATGCAAGGGTGTCTGGGGTGGTCTCGACCGCAGCAGTCGAGCTCAACATGTGCCCTGAGCTGTCGCGTTTCCTGCCGGCGACTGCTGGAGTCTCGAACTTGAGCGGACTGGTGAAGGCTTGCTCAGTCCGCACGTATGGGCTGCGGTCGTCCTCCAGGGCGGTGGGGCTCGTGATGATGACGTCCTGCTGGACCTGGCTGGACTCGACAACCTGGAGGCCGTCGGTGAGGGGCTCCGCGTCGTCTTGGTCGTCGTGCTCGGCAAAGAGTGATTTGGGGCCTGACCTGGGGCTTGGCATGCGCGTGGTGGTTTCTGCCGTGCCAAAGATGCCGCTCGTCCATTCCCTGTGCATCTGGCTGTCTGGCTGTGTGTCGCCTGGGGCGTCCATGCCAGCAAAGCTGTGGTACATGCTGGGTGCAATGGCCGCGTCCGTCATTGGCGCCGTGCTCGCGCTCGTGCTTATGGGTGCGCTGTTGTGTTTCGCGGTGCCAGGCTCGACATGGTTCGCGGTCGGGGCGCGTCGTGTGAACGGACCTTGTTCGTGTTCACGTACAGCAGCTGCAACGCCGGGGAACAGCTGTGGCGCGCCGAGCAGTGGGTGTGGCGGCACGGAAAAGGTCGATGCGGGCGCGGAGACGAGTGAATTGTGGCTCTCGGTGGAGGTGGTAAAGTGAAGGCCCAGCTCACTGCCTGCGCGCTGCCTGAGCGCCTGTGATAGTTGGGACGGGTCCTGCGGCGTCCAGGGTCAGCGGCGTCCAAGGTCAGCGACGTCCAAGATCAGCGACGTCCAAGATCAGCGACGTCCAAGATCAGCGACGTCCAAGGTCAGCGACGTCCAAGATCAGCGACGTCCAAGGTCAGCGACGTCCAAGATCAGCGACGTCCAAGATCAGCGACGTCCACGGTCAGCGACATCCAAGGTCAGCGACGCGAAGAGGGCCGATTCATGCGCCATCGGCAAAGAGTCTCCGCGTCCAAACAGGGGTTCGTTCTCCCAGTGCATCGAGCGAGAAGTAAAAGTCACATACATTGTAGAATCCTTCCTCGAGCTGCGTGAACGCCTGAGAGTCGGTCATCGCTGGACACGCCCGGACACAAGTCCTGGCATGCGCTGTGGtggcagcaacaacaacaacaacagagcTGCGGCAAAAAGTCGCGTCTTCACGTGATCCTGCCTTTGTCTCACACTCGATGACATGGCCAGGGCCGAGACAGCACGGGTCAGTGGTTCGCACGAGACGGTATCCACTTGTGCTGCAGATCAATACCACGACGTAACTTGCACAGCCCAATCTCCGAGGTCGATGCACAGAGGAGCCTGGCATTGACGACGAGAAAGACAATCAGTGAACAACGTGACAGTGCTTTTGTATCCTAGTCTATTCCTGTTGCAACGCCATTACATGCATGGTATCTCAAGTGCTCGTCAATTCATTAATGCCTCTTCTTAGAGTTGGTGTTCTTCCCAGCGCCAACCTTTGGCCTGCCTCCTGTCCTTCCGCGGTCCCCCGTGAGAATGCCCGGCAGGTAATCCTGGTCCATGAGATCCTTGGCCCTCTCCCTTTTATCCTGGACCAGTTGCTTCGTGTACTCTTTCTGATCCTCCGCGAGAATCAGATCTCTTCCCCATCCTCCCTTTCCACCACCGAGACCGCTCCACTTGGTATTCGCGGTGCCTGCAATCGGCTTGGGGATGCTGTACTTGTCACCGCGCTTGTTGTACGTGTAGTTCTTCGCAAGGTGGATGTGGAACTCGCCCTTTGCATTTGTGCTGCACGACACTCGTGCGAGGGTAGCGCCACCGCAGCGCGGGCAGAACTGCTTGCTCATGTCCTTGACAATCTGGAAGCAGGCGTGGCAGCGTAGCACCTTGGAAGACAGCTTCTTGATGCGTTGCATGTTGGTCGTGATGAGCTTCAGGTTCATCTGGAGGAGCACGTTTTGCATCGCAAAATCAATCGTCATGCTTGCTACGTCCATCTGAGTAGGGCCTTGAACGCGTACATCAGCCTGTAGGCCAGAGTCTTTGACTTGGTGTTCAGGAAGGTTGACGTCTGTGATCCATTCACCATCATCGTCCTCCTCGTCATCAGATGCAGGAGGCGTAGGTTGCTGCTGCGGCTCTTGAGCTGACGAGATGGCGAGCGATGAGAGGTCTACCTCGAGCGACTCTGTAGCCGGTGCGGAAGCGGGTGCTTGCTGCGTAGACTCCAAGCTACTTTCAACCTCAGCTGGCTGCTCTTGTGTAGCATCCTGTACTGCAGCCTCCTCGGAGAGTAGAGGAGGCTCGGCCTCAGTTGCTGGCTGCTCGGAAACCGCCTGGCTCTGTGCTTGCTCTGGCTTGTTGTTCTTCTTATTCGGACCCTTTGACTTCTTTCCCGACTTCTTAGATCCCTTGGTGACGGTCGACCACTCATCCTCCTCGTCCGCTTGACCGTTCTCCAACGCTGCTTGCTCTTGAGCTGCCTTCGCTGCTTCCTT contains these protein-coding regions:
- a CDS encoding 20S-pre-rRNA D-site endonuclease nob1 — translated: MAVEPTQKPIHSLILDTGPLIKNVVSISTIINSAEELYTTPAIISEIRDEATRMRVQTTLMPFLKVRNPSPASYDAVIAFSKKTGDHAVLSRQDLGILALAYEIHCERNSGDWGLRSVPKGPIKLRPEEEAEAQKQREAKEAAKAAQEQAALENGQADEEDEWSTVTKGSKKSGKKSKGPNKKNNKPEQAQSQAVSEQPATEAEPPLLSEEAAVQDATQEQPAEVESSLESTQQAPASAPATESLEVDLSSLAISSAQEPQQQPTPPASDDEEDDDGEWITDVNLPEHQVKDSGLQADVRVQGPTQMDVASMTIDFAMQNVLLQMNLKLITTNMQRIKKLSSKVLRCHACFQIVKDMSKQFCPRCGGATLARVSCSTNAKGEFHIHLAKNYTYNKRGDKYSIPKPIAGTANTKWSGLGGGKGGWGRDLILAEDQKEYTKQLVQDKRERAKDLMDQDYLPGILTGDRGRTGGRPKVGAGKNTNSKKRH